CGATCTGTTTTCATAGCTGCTGCAAATTGGTTTCCAAAgacaacaataacaaaaaacctCTATAAGGGGAATTGATGATTTTACActttaagaacaaaaaaacattaaaacaagaaaGAACTTAAAACAGACAGAAGGAGAGAGGGAAGCGTCCATTTTTCCTCAGAACCAATGATAatgattacaaaaaaaaataaacattaggaaggaaaaagattttaaaaagtgattttatttGGGTTTAATTACTCCTGCGGTTTTTTGCAATCCCTCTTGTGACTGTGCCTCCAGTTGGGTGAGTTCCTGGCGAAGCTTTGCTGACTTTTGGAGCGGCTCTGTGCTGACTGCACACCTGTGGAGGGGATGAATAGAGGTAAAAGGGAGGGAGGTTGAGCTGCAGAACTCCAGACTGACTGGCGCCACCGACAAAACAGAGGCCATGCTTGATCAACAACCCAAAACAAACCAGGtcaaacaacaaccacagtgCTCCTCTGGCCGTTGGGTAACACGGGCCACAGACGGCCAAAAGCTCTCAGGAAGAGTGAGAGACACACACACTTTAGTCCTACCCAGGTGTGTCTGGATTTACAGCTAAGAATGTGGCTTTAAAGCCAGCCCTGCAGCTTCAATGGAGCTGAGATTGAGAGAAACAGCAGGAGGAATGAGACAGAAAGTGTGTTtttgtgagagagagagagagagagagaataaaAGAGAGGGCAAGCTGAGGTTTTAACCCTCTATTCTCAGATTGCTACACCACTGACAGTTATTGCGCAAAGCACAGCTGCCTCTGAGGCTAGTGGCAATTGCATGTTtaacaattattattttacctGACATCTCCTGGCTTCATACAGACTCACTGCTTTACACTATTTACACAACAGTCATCAGGTCAAAGAAGAATCCACCGGTGGTGCTGATTTATAAGGCCCGGATTCgtttttatgttgttgttttttttaatgatttgtaataaaataaaactaaaagcaattttcataaaaacacacaaaattgaATAGACTTTCTTATTCTAATATTATTTAAGTCCACTTACCAAATGCAGCATTGATGTGTCAACGGCATAGAACAGAGTCCTCTGGTTTTTTCACTATTGATGTCCTCTGGAAAAACAGTGAGGAAAACATGATGTAAAACAACGAATCTTTCAGAATGAGAGTAAAAACAGGCCTAAATCAAGAAAAACTAATTATATTCAACTGAGTCTGGTATTAACCAGCTATCTCTTCCATAATCAATTCTCTTCTAGCCTATTGAATGACAAATTGGCCCTATTGTGCGCAGTGGAGTGGACTGCAGGCTGAGGCACTTCACCAATCCCGGGATAACGTGGGCCTCTGACACACTGTCATTATCATGCAAATCATAAAGCCCGCAATCAAGTGTGCAATCTTGAGCCCACGTTAAATGCGTTTTTTTACGCTCACATTTTTAAGGCTTCGTTAATAGATGCTCAgcgtttttttcccattttctttctttctttttttttttcagcattggAAGGACAATGTCATATAACGGGTATGACGCGCTTTGTCTGAGGCGGACGGCAGTCGGGCACACGGAGGTAAACGGATCACCCCACGGCCTAAAGCTTACCTGATGGTGGTCAATGTTGAGCACCGTGAGCGGCGTCCTGTTAGGGTTGGAGGCTGCTGGGGGGCAGGTCCGCTGTGGCTGCTGCTTCTGGAGGGAAGGGTGCGTCTCCAGGGCCAGCTGCAGGTCCAGGATGTAGTCTATGACATGCTGGAGGATCTCCACTTTGCTCACTTTCTTATCCTGCGGAATGGTAGGCACCAGGCGCTTCAAGCGGCTATAGCAGTCGTTCATGTCGTACTGCAGGCAAAACAGGTCTTCCTCTTCCATCCTGCACCGGGCGATGTTCAGGCTCTGCTTCGACAGATAGTGCATGGAGAGCTGACTGCTGCCGctggaggaggatgaggaggaggagtccTGGGGGTGGACTGGAGTCACAGCCTTCATCTTAGATAACCGACGGCTCACACAGAGGCAGCGAAATAGTAAAACAATAACAAGACTAACGGGAGCTGTTTAAGATAACACTGCAGCGATGAAAACACAAGCTAAGACCGAGAGTGAACCAAAACGAAAAGGCGGAATTCTAGTCTGTCAACACATCCCGCGAAGCCTTCCAGTTCTTCTCACTTCAGCAGGCGCGCTGTGAACGCGTCGAATAGGCTTCGTTCATTTATAGAGAGGGGAGGCGCCAAGGCAGCAGGCTGACAGATCAGGGAGAGGAGCTGGTCAATCACCGGCAGCCCGATGCCCACCGACCCGACAGCGGAGCCGAGAAAAGGGCGTGTCTCTCTCTGTGGGCGATGCGGTGGGCTGCCTATCTGCCggaggtgtgtgtttgtgtgtgtgagagggaGAAAGGAATTATAGGAAACACACCGATCCGACATAGAAGAGGAGAGTGACAAAAGCGTATTATAGAATAACTGGTCAAAGAAAGTAGTTTATGTCTTTGTCCAGAGGCACCCTGCAGTAGATCGGATATATTCACACTTTACGTCCGATGAGATTCAGATTAACAGCCGTACTTATTGATGCGTAATTACGCACCGCCACGTTCGCATTGATCGCTGCGACAGTGGCTAAATGAAACACCTGCGCAAATATCCTATCTGCGTTTCCTCACGCTGAACATTTTCactgaagaagaaaaattaCTGCGAAGAAAGgttcaaaaagtaaataaatatttaaattgcaGTTTAACCTTCCGCAAACTTGTTTCGAATTTCTTGAAGTTTATGTTTTCGGTTGTTAAAATAGATTTACACAATTCTAATTCAATCTATAGCCGGTTTGAATCGGATTTAATACAACATATGCAACGATGAAGTATTCCTCATGATTGGATCATGTTTTATTGTAACTTTATAAAAAACTGCTTAAAATCACATCAAAGGAAAATCAGGTTTTGAAGCGTTCACTGTCACTCCATCTCTGTGTTATTGTACTTCCTTCATTCCTCCGCTCTACAGGCCGCCTCACCTCCCTCCCTCAGCCGCTCACTGAGCAGCCCTCCCCAGACTGCCTGGCGCCACACAACAAACATCTATCCATTCATAccaatctttctttctttctttctttctttctgagaTGGCACCCACCTCAGCACGCCTTTCAGGTTTAATATACCACACTTTAAGGGAACCACCACATTCTCCTTTGTCATGAATACCGAAAGgcctaaattaatttaaattggtatttttccccttttctccCATGTCTCTTTCTGGCTCTCTGTTTTCCGTTGCCATGGGATGTTGCTGTTCTGCTCAGTCATGTGTGCAGCAATGTTTGGTTCAGGGACAACTTCAAAGAAATCATTGATATGAATCTTTGATGGTAGCCTTCCTCAAGTAACATGTAGCACAAACTATTTATGACACGAAGATGATAGTGGCAGGATGAGAACAAGAACAGTCAAGTTGAGCTGTGGCAATGACCCACTCGTACTGTTTATCTCCAAGGAATAGGGGTGATAAAATATCAGATTTCTGTgagatttttcttttgatttttgtaTAATGTTTAGTTACAAGCAATGTGTTGTTTGCTCTTTTTTTGAGCTGATGTATCAATGTGGTTTTTATAGATACAAATATTCAGATACCCCcttttctctgctctgttgtAGCCAAATTGTTCTGTTTAAGCTTGTTGGACCATAGAATTATTTCAGTGTTCATACAATGCAAACTTATTCACCGTGAGATTTTGGACATGTCACAActtcagtttgatttatttggtttttatgtgatacacaAAGTGGTAATAGTAGTAATATGTTTCCTACAGTTACAGCTGAAAGGCTACCAGCCTTACTCAAGCAGGGAATGTAATATTTGGCTATTCCTCTTTAGCTTAAGCTCTGTCAAATTGGATGAAGAGCATTGGTGAATAGCACATTTCAAGgcttgccacatattctcacCTGGATTTTGACCTGGACTTTCAggattttgactgggccattctaacatgctttgatgtaaaccattctattgtagctttagctgtatgtttaggtttgttgtCCTGGTGGaatgtgaacctccaccccaatcttaggttttttgcagcctccaacaggttttcttccagaatatTACTGTATTgtgctccatctatcttcccatcaactctgaccagctaccATTTTCCTGATAAAGAAAAGCGCCCCCAGTGCATAATGCCGCCAACACCATGTGTCACCGTAATGACgttttcagagtgatgtgcagtgttatctgaccagagctacttctttcacatgtttactCTAACTTATTATTAGTTGGTGACAAACAGTAAACTAGACCTCTTATGATTTTAATTCAGCAAAACCTGCGTCCCACCTACACTTCCATAATGGCCAGGATTGGCACATGGAAGACGACTTTACATTAGCTgatctgttgacagattcttgCACCTGAGCTattgatctttgcagctcctccggaGTTATGATTAGCCTCTTgactgcttttctgattaatccACTGCATGCAAGTTTTTCAGTTTAGGTAGATGGCCATGTCTTAGAGGGTTTACACTTGTGTCACAGTTCATTCCAGCAGTATGTGTCATATATTTAATTATTGGATGATGAATTGAGCAGTtctttgtgagatgttcaaagcttgtttGGGGACTTACCTCTGTTTTAAATCACTCCACAACCTTCTCGCTGAtctgtctgatgtgttccttggtcgaTGGTgcttgttctctaacaaacctctgaggccttcacagagcagctggattgatacataaataaattacgTACAGATGAACTCCTTACTAATTATGAAAATGTTGAAACCCCACATCATTTCACTTCCAGGAGTTTCAGGCCTCAGCGCAACCCCTTTGTTTCCTCTAAACAACCGTTTAATAGTGGAGAGAAAGATATAGCTGAGAAATGTTTAGCTATCTGACGTTTTGTGCTTAGTAATCCTGTAAGTCTTCAGTCAATGGTGTGTAAATCATTTAACACATGTATAGATTTGCAGCTactcaaaacacacacatatagcatgtatttgcattttttattttcttgttttctgttgcatttgcTCTACTGTACTTCCTCTCTGTTTACTTCTTTAAATAAGGCTTTTTCTGACCTAACTTCCCCAAAGGCTTATAGTTGTAGTGACAGGGGACTAAGGCTTGGTAACCAGAGCCTCATTAGCTTACCAGATGGGTGATAACCTGACAGGTGAAGCTTTCTTTGTTGTGGCTACACAGGCAAGAGGCaacaaacagactgaaacaCAGTCAGTTTTTCCAAACACATGTTTAGGGCAGAAGCAAAGTGCTAGTGAAGTAAGTGTTGCATGAGCAGAATTTCATCAGCATCCTCTTGTGGTGTGGCTTCAATGCAGCATGCACGAACAAAGTGGAAATTGCATGATGTCCACATCTGTGCGAAAGGTTTTCCTGGGAGGTGGTTCAAGTTGCAGGGGGTGATGACATTTCAACACTCTCAGTAACCCGAGCTAACACCTTTTAGTCCCATGTGGCATTACAACAATGATAACATCAAATTATGCTAAATTACTGAAGTAGTGCTCTTCTCATGGTTTCAATGCTTTTCAGTCAGCAGTATTTTGGGGCATTAAAACAATGGCAATATTGAGGAGTAAATTCATtacatgtttaaacattttctaaacagGTTTGACTGAAATGTTAATACTGAAATTACATTAATTAAGTTATCATTTCAAGtgtattaaaaatagaaaattaaacttgtgtttctCTTTTATATTGATGAGGCAAAGTTTTCCTTTAGCTGTTCGGGATGAAACAGCAGGAAGAGGAGCCACTTCTGTCATGTCCTTTGTCACCAAAGAAGCAGAGGGAATTGCCAAATAAATCAGTGTGACTCCTTGGTTAGCAGCAATGTCTGTCCTGCAATCAATGTtcagtctccatggtaaccagtTGTTACTGTACTGGTTAAGGAGAGGTGGATGTCTCATTGCTGACACTATCACCCTACAGGTCATTCACCATTCCATGGCTGAGTATTTGAGATCAGTGCTCCTTTGCTCCAGTTGCACAACAATTCCTTCTTGGTTGTGGTAATCAAGCTCTCTTGCTTTTATTCCCTGTTCCTAAGTTCCAGTGCCTCTGTGTGCTTTAGAATTCTAAAATGGACATACCAGCTTGTCACTGTTTCTTCCAGACAGGCATACCAAATTAAAAGCTACTTTCATGAGAGGTGTTGCTGATCCTACTTACCTGGACTACCTGTCTGCATCATTTACCTGAGCTTCACTAATGCTGCTTTCTCTTTATTAGAATAACTAATATGCACTTCAGCTTGAACACAAGACCTAttaattgtttacattttataataaactcttcaaccttCTACCCTGGCTTCTCATGTTTTCACTAGTTTCTCATGTTTGAGTCACATCCATTGTGAGAACATGATGAATCTTTCTGATTACCCAAGGGACAATCAATTAGCAGAAAAATGCAGTGTTGTAGTTTCCTTTTTCTGCAGGTAAGTTCTAAGCCTTGGCTGGCTAATGTCTTGAAGCACACTGCATTCTGTGCTTCTATATCAGCCAATATATCCAACCAGACCACTTTTAAGCAGCGGGTTATGCAGCCCCTCTTCCACAACAATTTATCCACCATCTTTCATTCATCTACTGTAATGCATGGAACCAAAAATTAATCTTTGAGCAAACGGATCCACTTTAAATGTGTACAAATCTTGTGCTTTTCTGTTGCACACCATATCCACCTTGTTCCTGGTGGTGGCGATCGGTTGTGGGTGAAACTTCTGGTAAGATCGGGGAATTTGCTGTAAAGTGATTTGTTCTTTTGACTTCTCATGGGTGTTAAAATGAAggtaattttagttttattattttgttgtgaAAGTTAATgtatttaggtttttatttgctCTGCCATAGACCGTGTGTTTGCACATTAGAATGCTGGTCCAGAAGACGAACACATAATTGACATAACTGGAATATTCaacaaaggaaaaacacaaGGGGCACAGAAAGTGTCAACGTTAAAGTAGCTGCATTTTTCAGCCTACCTACTATTACCTTGTGTTAGTCAATTTGGTCTGACAGAAATTAAATTATGCAAAAGGAAATCTAACACTTTATAACTAAAATTCTATCCTGTCCAAAAGCCTTTGGCCCAAACACAAGAACATATGAACATACATCAACACCACCATTCCAATCTGTGGTTCCATTGTGTTTCAGTTATTCATGACTCATATCTGTGTCCCAATGTCATGTCTCCCACTGATAGCTTTGtctgcttgaaatattttgcagTGTAAGATAATATCTCTTGAGAAGGATGAAAACTGGTTGTCTGATTGTGGTTTTGGTGGGAAAGAACTGTCTCTCCAGCTTCCATCACCAGCTGACACAGTTTTACCAATAGCCTGTAAATAATCCCCAACAGCTGGTCTGTCGGGTTTGTGATGAGCAGTGacacacagttttttttaatcaagtgCTCTAAATCAGGTGCTCAAGAGCTGTCTGAAGACAGATTTGTCGACATCGGCCATCCCAGCCAAAGCTTTTGGTTGCTCTCTCCAGGTGACACAGTTTGCACAACATGTCTTATTCCCTGATGGCCTCCAAGCTAAACACAACGGCTCTCTGTGTCATTTACACAGGTGCATTCACTGTTTACACTGCACGACCTGAGTAACCATCCACACGCTCACACACCTCCTTGCAAACACACACGACAcgacacacaccacacacacacagatgcaccATATGGGGCACCGACAACATGCATTAACTTAAACAATAAGAAAACTTAAGGACTCATTTTAAGAGAGTGGTAATGTTGCGTAAGATGAAAACTTTAGAGACTCCTCGCTGATCATTTTCTCTGTGGACAGGCAGACCATGTGGCATCCACCTGTGGTCTTTGAGTTTAGCAGCAATgatctattttaatattaaGTGCGTTAAAAGTAGGAACTGTGTTCTGGGACACACTCATTTAGGTCACTAGCAGTTCAGTCAAGTCTAAAAGCATTATTCACTGCTGTCTCGTCATGGCCACTGGGAGTTTTTTCACAAGTCCCCAGCTGCTGCTTTCACTTCCTTGTTTCCCACTGTGGTCACATCAAACACTCCGGACCTGGCGTTTTGGATGCTCAAGTACTTCTGTTCTGCCATGTTTGTACTAAAAACTGTGGAGAGACCCAGCAACAAGGAGGTGCATGCACAAACGTGTTGtgatgagtgtgtgtttgagcGGGGGTGTACACTCTTTGTGTTGGAACATGTACAGGAGTGACAACAGGTGCAGCTTTGCTGCATCCTGTTGTACAGCTGCTGCCCTGCTTGTTGTTTCCTCTGTTAGCATTCGTATCTAAACTTATGGCTTCTTTCAGGTGCGTCCCCAACATAACATGCTACCAGTTATCAGTAACAGCATCTGAGCAATTTTAAAACAGTCAGCTAAACACTTACTTCCTTTGTTGATTACTTTTTGCTGGTGTATGTTTCGCTCTAGACCAAAGTGTAACAGAAGCACAGATCAATGACAATTTgatccttttttaaaagtttttattaaatataataatCAAATTGTTTGTCATTGATGACACTATGAACCAATTTAGGTTACCATCCAAACTCAAgctctttttttaaactattcaCCTTATTTCTGGTGGTGTTGCTGAATCTGTTCtgcattttagaaaaatctcttattttctttctaatttaGTAATTACACATCCACTGTAACG
This genomic stretch from Girardinichthys multiradiatus isolate DD_20200921_A chromosome 3, DD_fGirMul_XY1, whole genome shotgun sequence harbors:
- the id4 gene encoding DNA-binding protein inhibitor ID-4: MKAVTPVHPQDSSSSSSSSGSSQLSMHYLSKQSLNIARCRMEEEDLFCLQYDMNDCYSRLKRLVPTIPQDKKVSKVEILQHVIDYILDLQLALETHPSLQKQQPQRTCPPAASNPNRTPLTVLNIDHHQRTSIVKKPEDSVLCR